Proteins encoded within one genomic window of Candidatus Cloacimonas sp.:
- a CDS encoding trigger factor: MQVTFEQLNEVTKEINLTIPSEEVSDAYEKYLYKVSKDVNIPGFRKGKAPLNMLERLYADKIKEDFYNDYCYDAFMKAVKEYDIHYLLYPDVKDISWEKGNDMTIKIEIEYEPTLELKQIEGLTVPIKPILLEDKVEDFINEIAMKNSIVKEVETVESFDEIEVDINVQQGNDTQTILATFSASPDEANKLPELIGHHKGDTVQMKLSGKQIRDSALYADIEIEDETEYPCEIVIQTIKRKIMPELDDELAKDMEYDSMEDMRASISEEMRLRNEHFNMEIENAGIISEYFAENPFALPEKTIQYMVMDRMGKVKDEQLANFLYTQLRFMYTQDIIRTFILDSLLQKMPIELTDDMMEEYMTHMAIYNDIPVEAYKEKREKDTNIEDLRESAKEYFLLRQIAKTCSFVLKEETPDEQNLDMASDDTKEE; encoded by the coding sequence GTGCAAGTAACATTTGAACAATTAAATGAAGTGACTAAAGAAATTAACCTGACCATCCCTTCGGAAGAAGTTAGTGATGCTTATGAAAAGTATCTGTATAAGGTCTCTAAAGATGTAAATATTCCCGGTTTCCGCAAAGGAAAAGCTCCGCTTAATATGTTGGAACGCTTATATGCCGATAAGATTAAAGAAGATTTTTATAACGATTACTGTTATGATGCATTTATGAAGGCGGTTAAAGAATATGATATACATTATTTGCTATATCCCGATGTAAAAGACATTAGCTGGGAAAAAGGCAATGATATGACCATTAAGATTGAAATTGAATATGAACCAACCCTCGAATTGAAACAAATTGAAGGCCTAACCGTTCCTATTAAACCTATTCTCTTGGAAGACAAAGTAGAGGATTTCATTAATGAAATCGCGATGAAAAACAGCATCGTTAAAGAAGTAGAGACAGTTGAAAGTTTCGATGAAATAGAGGTAGATATAAATGTTCAGCAAGGAAATGACACACAAACTATTTTAGCTACTTTTAGTGCTTCTCCCGATGAAGCTAATAAATTGCCTGAACTAATCGGCCATCATAAAGGAGATACGGTTCAGATGAAATTGTCTGGTAAGCAGATAAGAGATAGTGCTTTGTATGCTGATATAGAAATAGAAGACGAAACGGAATATCCCTGTGAAATAGTGATCCAAACCATTAAAAGAAAAATTATGCCAGAACTTGATGATGAATTAGCTAAAGATATGGAATACGATTCTATGGAAGATATGAGAGCCAGTATAAGCGAAGAAATGAGATTGAGAAATGAACATTTTAATATGGAAATTGAAAATGCAGGCATCATTTCAGAATATTTTGCAGAAAATCCTTTTGCGCTACCTGAAAAAACTATTCAATATATGGTGATGGATAGAATGGGCAAGGTAAAAGATGAACAATTGGCTAATTTCCTCTATACGCAATTAAGATTTATGTATACGCAGGATATAATTAGAACATTTATCCTCGATTCTCTCCTGCAAAAAATGCCTATAGAACTTACTGACGATATGATGGAAGAATATATGACTCATATGGCAATTTATAACGATATTCCAGTTGAAGCATATAAAGAAAAGAGAGAAAAAGATACAAATATTGAGGATTTACGCGAGTCAGCCAAAGAATATTTTCTTTTACGCCAAATTGCTAAGACCTGTTCATTTGTGCTAAAAGAGGAAACTCCAGATGAACAAAATTTAGATATGGCATCGGATGATACAAAGGAGGAATAA
- the clpP gene encoding ATP-dependent Clp endopeptidase proteolytic subunit ClpP gives MSFVPIVIEQVGRSERAYDIYSRLLKDRIVFVGGVIEDNLANTVVAQLLHLEGEDPEKDIYMYINSPGGVISAGLAIYDTMQYIRPRVSTICIGQAASMAAVLLAAGAAGKRTALPNSRIMIHQPMGGAQGQATDIEIQAKEILYLRGRMNEILHLHTQQNIEKIMEDTERNYFMSAEEAKNYGIIDEVISVRK, from the coding sequence ATGAGTTTTGTCCCCATAGTCATTGAACAGGTAGGTCGTTCGGAACGTGCCTATGATATATATTCTCGATTGCTGAAAGATAGAATTGTCTTTGTCGGCGGAGTGATAGAAGATAATTTGGCAAATACGGTTGTGGCGCAGTTACTTCATTTGGAAGGTGAAGATCCCGAAAAAGATATTTATATGTATATAAATAGTCCGGGCGGAGTTATATCCGCTGGGCTCGCTATATATGATACAATGCAATATATCAGACCCCGGGTTAGTACAATTTGTATTGGTCAGGCAGCAAGTATGGCTGCTGTTTTATTGGCTGCCGGGGCTGCCGGAAAAAGAACTGCCCTTCCCAATAGTAGAATTATGATTCATCAACCAATGGGTGGGGCTCAAGGTCAGGCAACCGATATCGAAATTCAAGCAAAAGAAATTTTGTATTTACGCGGTAGGATGAATGAAATTCTGCATTTGCACACGCAACAAAATATCGAAAAAATTATGGAAGATACGGAACGCAATTATTTTATGAGTGCTGAAGAAGCCAAGAACTATGGAATAATAGATGAAGTGATTTCAGTGCGAAAATAG